A part of Sander vitreus isolate 19-12246 chromosome 8, sanVit1, whole genome shotgun sequence genomic DNA contains:
- the anln2 gene encoding anillin, actin binding protein 2 isoform X2 has translation MEAGEENGGNLNLKRQRAPLSDSEDNALSQSEVNDGQKRRRLEATGQENRSPKPSSSVRRAEVETKPDTPMVPSVRSRVQQLTQRREGGAPLAQRCLSDPGAGSPSAILEKGFRKHCLGEGEFNQRLERFKVSVFQACPATTPSSADPSPRTRSNFVSAIHQKLHGTIAPSSKQASRMRQEREEELTQLHIHPISENAWLKRSSSDPSLSQIDGDAEMKDGSFIEAPTSCAEKESSDGKGERAPSDTEASVEIKTSNEGQQHMKCKEQNAYRGDDIRGEKEYKASVANEEEQLGNRRPHTQTVLKLSFSEDQSFSKAPFGEDQNMSELPTDAELSSHDETNTVEMIDQMFEEVLEYAGRMEEERGDEDTEDHDSGIGVFSGDKDKLDTESEKEKSEEVESKAEECDESKTLESNRDELLTFPPSGILSPLSKSVEAVVTPLRLAVSQESNPPSLLLTPEETTTPLAESAPLYSIDAYRTQRQKKLPIIQSVTPQRRAPEKSQPQPLVNTKEKIAALNEEAGKLQSVISQTLQALSCCTDEEHGRGSLEEAEAEKLLLVSCEKRSALLAEVARLREERKSGDAAGEDREDVSQQACRGTVGITNIQLPLKVEFVCSSHNRTGRPSHYFFVLIRYGPCNIVATPLATAANAQNGDTISFPTSVTLKDIRSHFEIDVEVYSLSHTSGSNCSVDRTTTKSRVTPRKLLNTITRSSNSLTSGALPALNTRRSSNFCLVGSHKITLASLGHSKFPLDKMKLEGKIRRLLGDEFQEKVPFLSPLEGNIYLRLDSEGHSNVQHQGFLTMFEMISGYGVWHRRYFVLVGCNMYYWNHPNDQETKEAEGSISLSSSPCQCVRPVKRDSCARPFTFELVSNIQEQQDTSQDALARFSADTKQESLDWIEKLSQALLDFHTWNRTSATQTESQQSNTSISGTLRESIL, from the exons ATGGAAGCTGGCGAGGAAAACGGTGGCAACCTCAACTTGAAAAGACAGAGAGCACCTCTGTCAGATTCTGAAGACAATGCCCTCTCCCAATcag AGGTGAATGATGGCCAGAAGCGGCGGCGTCTGGAGGCCACTGGTCAGGAGAATCGTAGTCCTAAACCATCCTCCTCTGTACGCCGAGCTGAGGTAGAGACAAAGCCAGACACACCCATGGTTCCTTCAGTTCGGTCCCGAGTCCAGCAACTCACCCAGAGACGAGAGG GGGGAGCTCCTCTGGCCCAGCGGTGCCTGTCGGACCCTGGGGCTGGTAGCCCATCAGCCATCCTTGAAAAGGGCTTCAGAAAGCATTGCCTTG GGGAGGGGGAGTTTAATCAGCGACTGGAGCGTTTCAAAGTGTCAGTCTTCCAGGCTTGCCCAGCCACCACACCGAGCTCTGCCGACCCCTCGCCGCGGACCCGCTCCAACTTTGTGTCTGCCATTCACCAGAAACTCCACGGCACCATAGCACCTAGCTCCAAGCAAGCTTCTCGCATGCGCCAG GAACGGGAAGAGGAGTTGACCCAGTTGCATATCCATCCAATCAGTGAGAATGCCTGGCTGAAAAGGAGCAGCTCTGATCCCTCGTTATCTCAG ATAGATGGTGATGCTGAGATGAAAGATGGCAGCTTCATTGAAGCTCCCACATCATGTGCAGAGAAGGAATCTTCAGATGGGAAAG GTGAAAGGGCCCCCAGTGACACTGAAGCATCTGTAGAGATTAAAACCTCTAATGAGGGGCAGCAGCACATGAAATGCAAGGAGCAAAACGCTTATCGAGGTGATGACATCAGGGGGGAGAAAGAGTACAAGGCTTCAGTTGCAAATGAAGAGGAGCAGCTAGGGAATCGACGACCACACACCCAGACTGTATTGAAGTTGTCTTTTAGCGAGGATCAGAGTTTCTCCAAAGCACCTTTTGGTGAGGACCAGAACATGTCAGAGTTGCCTACAG atgcTGAACTGAGCTCTCATGATGAGACCAACACCGTTGAAATGATTGACCAGATGTTCGAGGAGGTGCTGGAATATGCTGgaaggatggaggaggagaggggggatgaAGACACTGAGGATCACGACAGTGGCATTGGCGTTTTCTCTGGAGACAAAGATAAGCTGGACACAGAGTCTGAGAAGGAGAAAAGTGAAGAAGTGGAGTCTAAAGCGGAAGAATGTGATGAGAGCAAGACGCTTGAAAGCAACAGAGATGAGCTGCTGACTTTTCCTCCCAGCGgcatcctctctcctctcagcAAGTCTGTGGAGGCTGTGGTCACCCCTCTG CGACTGGCAGTGAGCCAGGAGTCCAATCCTCCCTCTCTGCTCTTGACTCCAGAAGAGACTACCACCCCTCTTGCTGAATCTGCTCCTCTATACAG TATTGATGCCTACcgcacacaaagacagaaaaagctGCCCATCATTCAGAGTGTCACTCCTCAGAGACGAGCTCCAGAGAAGTCCCAACCACAACCCTTAGTCAACACCAAGGAGAAAATCGCG GCTCTGAATGAAGAAGCAGGGAAGCTGCAGTCTGTGATCAGCCAGACCCTGCAGGCTCTGAGCTGCTGTACTGATGAGGAGCATGGACGCGGCTCACTGGAGGAGGCTGAAGCTGAGAAATTGCTGTTGGTCTCCT GTGAGAAACGCTCTGCCCTTCTGGCCGAGGTGGCCAGactgagggaggagaggaaatcgGGAGATGCAGCAGGAGAGGACAGGGAGGATGTTTCCCAGCAGGCCTGCAGAGGGACTGTCGGTATCACAAACATCCAGCTGCCTCTTAAGGTGGAATTTGTCTGCTCCTCACACAACCGCACAG GTCGGCCGAGTCACTACTTCTTCGTCCTGATCCGCTACGGGCCCTGCAACATTGTCGCCACCCCGCTGGCCACGGCTGCTAATGCTCAGAATGGAGACACCATCTCCTTCCCTACTTCTGTCACTCT GAAGGATATCCGCTCACACTTCGAGATTGATGTGGAAGTCTACAGCCTG TCCCACACTTCAGGTAGTAACTGCAGCGTGGACCGGACCACCACCAAGTCACGG GTCACGCCAAGAAAGCTTCTGAACACTATCACA AGATCCAGTAACAGCCTAACAT CTGGTGCTCTTCCTGCTCTCAACACTCGTCGCTCCAGCAACTTTTGTCTGGTGGGCTCTCATAAGATCACCTTAGCCTCACTGGGACACAGCAAGTTCCCTCTGGATAAG ATGAAACTTGAAGGCAAAATCAGGAGGCTGCTGGGAGATGAATTTCAGGAAAAG GTGCCTTTTCTCTCACCTCTAGAGGGCAACATCTACCTACGACTGGACAGCGAAGGCCACTCTAATGTACAGCACCAAGGCTTCCTG ACGATGTTTGAGATGATCAGTGGATACGGTGTGTGGCATCGCAGATATTTTGTTCTGGTTGGATGCAACATGTACTACTGGAACCACCCCAATGACCAAGAAACTAAG GAAGCAGAGGGCAGCATTTCTCTGTCCAGCTCCCCCTGTCAGTGTGTGAGGCCTGTGAAGAGGGACTCGTGTGCTCGACCTTTCACCTTTGAGCTGGTGAGCAACATCCAAGAGCAGCAGGACACCAGCCAGGACGCCTTGGCCAG gtTTTCAGCTGACACCAAACAGGAGAGCTTGGACTGGATTGAGAAACTCAGTCAAGCTCTTTTGGACTTTCACACATGGAACCGAACATCAGCAACCCAAACGGAGAGTCAGCAGTCAAACACGTCCATCAGTGGGACCCTGAGGGAGAGCATACTGTAA
- the anln2 gene encoding anillin, actin binding protein 2 isoform X1 — protein MEAGEENGGNLNLKRQRAPLSDSEDNALSQSEVNDGQKRRRLEATGQENRSPKPSSSVRRAEVETKPDTPMVPSVRSRVQQLTQRREGGAPLAQRCLSDPGAGSPSAILEKGFRKHCLGEGEFNQRLERFKVSVFQACPATTPSSADPSPRTRSNFVSAIHQKLHGTIAPSSKQASRMRQEREEELTQLHIHPISENAWLKRSSSDPSLSQQIDGDAEMKDGSFIEAPTSCAEKESSDGKGERAPSDTEASVEIKTSNEGQQHMKCKEQNAYRGDDIRGEKEYKASVANEEEQLGNRRPHTQTVLKLSFSEDQSFSKAPFGEDQNMSELPTDAELSSHDETNTVEMIDQMFEEVLEYAGRMEEERGDEDTEDHDSGIGVFSGDKDKLDTESEKEKSEEVESKAEECDESKTLESNRDELLTFPPSGILSPLSKSVEAVVTPLRLAVSQESNPPSLLLTPEETTTPLAESAPLYSIDAYRTQRQKKLPIIQSVTPQRRAPEKSQPQPLVNTKEKIAALNEEAGKLQSVISQTLQALSCCTDEEHGRGSLEEAEAEKLLLVSCEKRSALLAEVARLREERKSGDAAGEDREDVSQQACRGTVGITNIQLPLKVEFVCSSHNRTGRPSHYFFVLIRYGPCNIVATPLATAANAQNGDTISFPTSVTLKDIRSHFEIDVEVYSLSHTSGSNCSVDRTTTKSRVTPRKLLNTITRSSNSLTSGALPALNTRRSSNFCLVGSHKITLASLGHSKFPLDKMKLEGKIRRLLGDEFQEKVPFLSPLEGNIYLRLDSEGHSNVQHQGFLTMFEMISGYGVWHRRYFVLVGCNMYYWNHPNDQETKEAEGSISLSSSPCQCVRPVKRDSCARPFTFELVSNIQEQQDTSQDALARFSADTKQESLDWIEKLSQALLDFHTWNRTSATQTESQQSNTSISGTLRESIL, from the exons ATGGAAGCTGGCGAGGAAAACGGTGGCAACCTCAACTTGAAAAGACAGAGAGCACCTCTGTCAGATTCTGAAGACAATGCCCTCTCCCAATcag AGGTGAATGATGGCCAGAAGCGGCGGCGTCTGGAGGCCACTGGTCAGGAGAATCGTAGTCCTAAACCATCCTCCTCTGTACGCCGAGCTGAGGTAGAGACAAAGCCAGACACACCCATGGTTCCTTCAGTTCGGTCCCGAGTCCAGCAACTCACCCAGAGACGAGAGG GGGGAGCTCCTCTGGCCCAGCGGTGCCTGTCGGACCCTGGGGCTGGTAGCCCATCAGCCATCCTTGAAAAGGGCTTCAGAAAGCATTGCCTTG GGGAGGGGGAGTTTAATCAGCGACTGGAGCGTTTCAAAGTGTCAGTCTTCCAGGCTTGCCCAGCCACCACACCGAGCTCTGCCGACCCCTCGCCGCGGACCCGCTCCAACTTTGTGTCTGCCATTCACCAGAAACTCCACGGCACCATAGCACCTAGCTCCAAGCAAGCTTCTCGCATGCGCCAG GAACGGGAAGAGGAGTTGACCCAGTTGCATATCCATCCAATCAGTGAGAATGCCTGGCTGAAAAGGAGCAGCTCTGATCCCTCGTTATCTCAG CAGATAGATGGTGATGCTGAGATGAAAGATGGCAGCTTCATTGAAGCTCCCACATCATGTGCAGAGAAGGAATCTTCAGATGGGAAAG GTGAAAGGGCCCCCAGTGACACTGAAGCATCTGTAGAGATTAAAACCTCTAATGAGGGGCAGCAGCACATGAAATGCAAGGAGCAAAACGCTTATCGAGGTGATGACATCAGGGGGGAGAAAGAGTACAAGGCTTCAGTTGCAAATGAAGAGGAGCAGCTAGGGAATCGACGACCACACACCCAGACTGTATTGAAGTTGTCTTTTAGCGAGGATCAGAGTTTCTCCAAAGCACCTTTTGGTGAGGACCAGAACATGTCAGAGTTGCCTACAG atgcTGAACTGAGCTCTCATGATGAGACCAACACCGTTGAAATGATTGACCAGATGTTCGAGGAGGTGCTGGAATATGCTGgaaggatggaggaggagaggggggatgaAGACACTGAGGATCACGACAGTGGCATTGGCGTTTTCTCTGGAGACAAAGATAAGCTGGACACAGAGTCTGAGAAGGAGAAAAGTGAAGAAGTGGAGTCTAAAGCGGAAGAATGTGATGAGAGCAAGACGCTTGAAAGCAACAGAGATGAGCTGCTGACTTTTCCTCCCAGCGgcatcctctctcctctcagcAAGTCTGTGGAGGCTGTGGTCACCCCTCTG CGACTGGCAGTGAGCCAGGAGTCCAATCCTCCCTCTCTGCTCTTGACTCCAGAAGAGACTACCACCCCTCTTGCTGAATCTGCTCCTCTATACAG TATTGATGCCTACcgcacacaaagacagaaaaagctGCCCATCATTCAGAGTGTCACTCCTCAGAGACGAGCTCCAGAGAAGTCCCAACCACAACCCTTAGTCAACACCAAGGAGAAAATCGCG GCTCTGAATGAAGAAGCAGGGAAGCTGCAGTCTGTGATCAGCCAGACCCTGCAGGCTCTGAGCTGCTGTACTGATGAGGAGCATGGACGCGGCTCACTGGAGGAGGCTGAAGCTGAGAAATTGCTGTTGGTCTCCT GTGAGAAACGCTCTGCCCTTCTGGCCGAGGTGGCCAGactgagggaggagaggaaatcgGGAGATGCAGCAGGAGAGGACAGGGAGGATGTTTCCCAGCAGGCCTGCAGAGGGACTGTCGGTATCACAAACATCCAGCTGCCTCTTAAGGTGGAATTTGTCTGCTCCTCACACAACCGCACAG GTCGGCCGAGTCACTACTTCTTCGTCCTGATCCGCTACGGGCCCTGCAACATTGTCGCCACCCCGCTGGCCACGGCTGCTAATGCTCAGAATGGAGACACCATCTCCTTCCCTACTTCTGTCACTCT GAAGGATATCCGCTCACACTTCGAGATTGATGTGGAAGTCTACAGCCTG TCCCACACTTCAGGTAGTAACTGCAGCGTGGACCGGACCACCACCAAGTCACGG GTCACGCCAAGAAAGCTTCTGAACACTATCACA AGATCCAGTAACAGCCTAACAT CTGGTGCTCTTCCTGCTCTCAACACTCGTCGCTCCAGCAACTTTTGTCTGGTGGGCTCTCATAAGATCACCTTAGCCTCACTGGGACACAGCAAGTTCCCTCTGGATAAG ATGAAACTTGAAGGCAAAATCAGGAGGCTGCTGGGAGATGAATTTCAGGAAAAG GTGCCTTTTCTCTCACCTCTAGAGGGCAACATCTACCTACGACTGGACAGCGAAGGCCACTCTAATGTACAGCACCAAGGCTTCCTG ACGATGTTTGAGATGATCAGTGGATACGGTGTGTGGCATCGCAGATATTTTGTTCTGGTTGGATGCAACATGTACTACTGGAACCACCCCAATGACCAAGAAACTAAG GAAGCAGAGGGCAGCATTTCTCTGTCCAGCTCCCCCTGTCAGTGTGTGAGGCCTGTGAAGAGGGACTCGTGTGCTCGACCTTTCACCTTTGAGCTGGTGAGCAACATCCAAGAGCAGCAGGACACCAGCCAGGACGCCTTGGCCAG gtTTTCAGCTGACACCAAACAGGAGAGCTTGGACTGGATTGAGAAACTCAGTCAAGCTCTTTTGGACTTTCACACATGGAACCGAACATCAGCAACCCAAACGGAGAGTCAGCAGTCAAACACGTCCATCAGTGGGACCCTGAGGGAGAGCATACTGTAA
- the anln2 gene encoding anillin, actin binding protein 2 isoform X4 produces MEAGEENGGNLNLKRQRAPLSDSEDNALSQSEVNDGQKRRRLEATGQENRSPKPSSSVRRAEVETKPDTPMVPSVRSRVQQLTQRREGGAPLAQRCLSDPGAGSPSAILEKGFRKHCLGEGEFNQRLERFKVSVFQACPATTPSSADPSPRTRSNFVSAIHQKLHGTIAPSSKQASRMRQEREEELTQLHIHPISENAWLKRSSSDPSLSQQIDGDAEMKDGSFIEAPTSCAEKESSDGKGERAPSDTEASVEIKTSNEGQQHMKCKEQNAYRGDDIRGEKEYKASVANEEEQLGNRRPHTQTVLKLSFSEDQSFSKAPFGEDQNMSELPTDAELSSHDETNTVEMIDQMFEEVLEYAGRMEEERGDEDTEDHDSGIGVFSGDKDKLDTESEKEKSEEVESKAEECDESKTLESNRDELLTFPPSGILSPLSKSVEAVVTPLRLAVSQESNPPSLLLTPEETTTPLAESAPLYSIDAYRTQRQKKLPIIQSVTPQRRAPEKSQPQPLVNTKEKIAALNEEAGKLQSVISQTLQALSCCTDEEHGRGSLEEAEAEKLLLVSCEKRSALLAEVARLREERKSGDAAGEDREDVSQQACRGTVGITNIQLPLKVEFVCSSHNRTGRPSHYFFVLIRYGPCNIVATPLATAANAQNGDTISFPTSVTLKDIRSHFEIDVEVYSLSHTSGSNCSVDRTTTKSRVTPRKLLNTITRSSNSLTSGALPALNTRRSSNFCLVGSHKITLASLGHSKFPLDKVPFLSPLEGNIYLRLDSEGHSNVQHQGFLTMFEMISGYGVWHRRYFVLVGCNMYYWNHPNDQETKEAEGSISLSSSPCQCVRPVKRDSCARPFTFELVSNIQEQQDTSQDALARFSADTKQESLDWIEKLSQALLDFHTWNRTSATQTESQQSNTSISGTLRESIL; encoded by the exons ATGGAAGCTGGCGAGGAAAACGGTGGCAACCTCAACTTGAAAAGACAGAGAGCACCTCTGTCAGATTCTGAAGACAATGCCCTCTCCCAATcag AGGTGAATGATGGCCAGAAGCGGCGGCGTCTGGAGGCCACTGGTCAGGAGAATCGTAGTCCTAAACCATCCTCCTCTGTACGCCGAGCTGAGGTAGAGACAAAGCCAGACACACCCATGGTTCCTTCAGTTCGGTCCCGAGTCCAGCAACTCACCCAGAGACGAGAGG GGGGAGCTCCTCTGGCCCAGCGGTGCCTGTCGGACCCTGGGGCTGGTAGCCCATCAGCCATCCTTGAAAAGGGCTTCAGAAAGCATTGCCTTG GGGAGGGGGAGTTTAATCAGCGACTGGAGCGTTTCAAAGTGTCAGTCTTCCAGGCTTGCCCAGCCACCACACCGAGCTCTGCCGACCCCTCGCCGCGGACCCGCTCCAACTTTGTGTCTGCCATTCACCAGAAACTCCACGGCACCATAGCACCTAGCTCCAAGCAAGCTTCTCGCATGCGCCAG GAACGGGAAGAGGAGTTGACCCAGTTGCATATCCATCCAATCAGTGAGAATGCCTGGCTGAAAAGGAGCAGCTCTGATCCCTCGTTATCTCAG CAGATAGATGGTGATGCTGAGATGAAAGATGGCAGCTTCATTGAAGCTCCCACATCATGTGCAGAGAAGGAATCTTCAGATGGGAAAG GTGAAAGGGCCCCCAGTGACACTGAAGCATCTGTAGAGATTAAAACCTCTAATGAGGGGCAGCAGCACATGAAATGCAAGGAGCAAAACGCTTATCGAGGTGATGACATCAGGGGGGAGAAAGAGTACAAGGCTTCAGTTGCAAATGAAGAGGAGCAGCTAGGGAATCGACGACCACACACCCAGACTGTATTGAAGTTGTCTTTTAGCGAGGATCAGAGTTTCTCCAAAGCACCTTTTGGTGAGGACCAGAACATGTCAGAGTTGCCTACAG atgcTGAACTGAGCTCTCATGATGAGACCAACACCGTTGAAATGATTGACCAGATGTTCGAGGAGGTGCTGGAATATGCTGgaaggatggaggaggagaggggggatgaAGACACTGAGGATCACGACAGTGGCATTGGCGTTTTCTCTGGAGACAAAGATAAGCTGGACACAGAGTCTGAGAAGGAGAAAAGTGAAGAAGTGGAGTCTAAAGCGGAAGAATGTGATGAGAGCAAGACGCTTGAAAGCAACAGAGATGAGCTGCTGACTTTTCCTCCCAGCGgcatcctctctcctctcagcAAGTCTGTGGAGGCTGTGGTCACCCCTCTG CGACTGGCAGTGAGCCAGGAGTCCAATCCTCCCTCTCTGCTCTTGACTCCAGAAGAGACTACCACCCCTCTTGCTGAATCTGCTCCTCTATACAG TATTGATGCCTACcgcacacaaagacagaaaaagctGCCCATCATTCAGAGTGTCACTCCTCAGAGACGAGCTCCAGAGAAGTCCCAACCACAACCCTTAGTCAACACCAAGGAGAAAATCGCG GCTCTGAATGAAGAAGCAGGGAAGCTGCAGTCTGTGATCAGCCAGACCCTGCAGGCTCTGAGCTGCTGTACTGATGAGGAGCATGGACGCGGCTCACTGGAGGAGGCTGAAGCTGAGAAATTGCTGTTGGTCTCCT GTGAGAAACGCTCTGCCCTTCTGGCCGAGGTGGCCAGactgagggaggagaggaaatcgGGAGATGCAGCAGGAGAGGACAGGGAGGATGTTTCCCAGCAGGCCTGCAGAGGGACTGTCGGTATCACAAACATCCAGCTGCCTCTTAAGGTGGAATTTGTCTGCTCCTCACACAACCGCACAG GTCGGCCGAGTCACTACTTCTTCGTCCTGATCCGCTACGGGCCCTGCAACATTGTCGCCACCCCGCTGGCCACGGCTGCTAATGCTCAGAATGGAGACACCATCTCCTTCCCTACTTCTGTCACTCT GAAGGATATCCGCTCACACTTCGAGATTGATGTGGAAGTCTACAGCCTG TCCCACACTTCAGGTAGTAACTGCAGCGTGGACCGGACCACCACCAAGTCACGG GTCACGCCAAGAAAGCTTCTGAACACTATCACA AGATCCAGTAACAGCCTAACAT CTGGTGCTCTTCCTGCTCTCAACACTCGTCGCTCCAGCAACTTTTGTCTGGTGGGCTCTCATAAGATCACCTTAGCCTCACTGGGACACAGCAAGTTCCCTCTGGATAAG GTGCCTTTTCTCTCACCTCTAGAGGGCAACATCTACCTACGACTGGACAGCGAAGGCCACTCTAATGTACAGCACCAAGGCTTCCTG ACGATGTTTGAGATGATCAGTGGATACGGTGTGTGGCATCGCAGATATTTTGTTCTGGTTGGATGCAACATGTACTACTGGAACCACCCCAATGACCAAGAAACTAAG GAAGCAGAGGGCAGCATTTCTCTGTCCAGCTCCCCCTGTCAGTGTGTGAGGCCTGTGAAGAGGGACTCGTGTGCTCGACCTTTCACCTTTGAGCTGGTGAGCAACATCCAAGAGCAGCAGGACACCAGCCAGGACGCCTTGGCCAG gtTTTCAGCTGACACCAAACAGGAGAGCTTGGACTGGATTGAGAAACTCAGTCAAGCTCTTTTGGACTTTCACACATGGAACCGAACATCAGCAACCCAAACGGAGAGTCAGCAGTCAAACACGTCCATCAGTGGGACCCTGAGGGAGAGCATACTGTAA